A window from Bacillota bacterium encodes these proteins:
- the gcvT gene encoding glycine cleavage system aminomethyltransferase GcvT, with amino-acid sequence MAVGNGAQKTPLYEAHRGLGARIVEYAGWLMPVQYSGVLEEHKTVREKAGIFDLSHMGEIRISGSKAHDFLQGCTTNDLERLEVGQIQYSLLCNEEGGIVDDILIYRHPWGYELVVNAANKDKDLRWLRRHRPERGVVIDDVSNETALIAVQGPASEEILVKTLGPEIAELRYYTFMMSSYQGKQIMISRTGYTGEDGFEIYLPPAVATMLWKRIMAFGKEDLIPVGLGARDTLRLEMGYCLYGNDISERTNPLEAGLGWIVKLDKDFIGRDAIAAIKESGVTRKLVAITIPPQVEGRRAGIPRMGYPVYVGDTLVGEVTSGTWSPTLQQPICLAYVPAEYSQEGQQLEIEVRRTRMPGTVVKKPFVQPRVKR; translated from the coding sequence ATGGCAGTTGGAAATGGCGCTCAAAAAACTCCTTTGTATGAAGCCCATCGGGGACTGGGCGCTAGGATTGTGGAATATGCCGGTTGGTTGATGCCGGTACAATACTCCGGTGTTTTAGAGGAACACAAAACTGTGCGGGAGAAGGCCGGGATCTTTGATCTGTCCCATATGGGTGAGATCCGCATTTCCGGTTCCAAGGCCCATGACTTTCTCCAGGGATGCACTACCAATGATCTCGAGCGTCTGGAAGTGGGGCAGATCCAGTACTCCCTCTTGTGCAATGAGGAGGGAGGAATAGTTGATGACATCTTGATCTATCGCCATCCTTGGGGATATGAACTGGTGGTCAACGCTGCCAACAAGGATAAGGATCTGCGGTGGTTGCGTCGGCATCGGCCGGAGCGGGGTGTTGTCATCGACGATGTTTCCAATGAGACGGCCCTGATCGCGGTGCAGGGGCCTGCCTCAGAGGAGATACTGGTCAAAACCCTTGGTCCCGAGATCGCGGAGTTACGCTACTACACCTTTATGATGAGTAGTTACCAAGGGAAGCAGATTATGATTTCCCGTACCGGGTACACCGGAGAGGATGGGTTTGAAATTTACCTACCGCCGGCCGTTGCCACGATGTTGTGGAAACGGATTATGGCCTTTGGCAAGGAGGATCTGATCCCCGTTGGGCTGGGGGCCAGAGATACCCTGCGGCTGGAAATGGGTTACTGCCTATACGGGAACGATATCAGTGAACGCACCAATCCCTTAGAGGCGGGACTGGGCTGGATCGTCAAACTGGACAAGGATTTTATCGGTCGAGATGCCATTGCCGCCATCAAAGAATCGGGAGTGACCCGTAAGTTAGTGGCCATTACCATACCTCCCCAGGTGGAGGGACGCCGGGCGGGTATTCCCAGAATGGGCTACCCCGTCTATGTTGGCGATACTCTGGTGGGCGAAGTGACCTCGGGAACCTGGTCACCCACATTACAGCAACCCATTTGTCTGGCCTATGTGCCGGCGGAATACTCCCAGGAGGGGCAGCAGTTAGAAATCGAGGTTAGACGCACCAGAATGCCGGGTACCGTAGTAAAGAAGCCCTTTGTCCAACCGAGGGTAAAGCGGTAA
- the gcvH gene encoding glycine cleavage system protein GcvH, with translation MSVPADLKYSKDHEWVRVEGDVAVIGITDFAQSELGDVVFVELPETDIEVAAGDPLGVIESVKAVSDIFSPVSGTVVEVNAQLEDTPEAVNEDCYGAGWIAKVSMSNPQEVEKLLSPAEYEELTNE, from the coding sequence ATGAGTGTTCCTGCAGATTTAAAGTACTCCAAGGATCATGAATGGGTCAGGGTTGAGGGAGATGTGGCGGTAATCGGGATCACGGACTTTGCTCAATCGGAGTTGGGGGATGTGGTCTTTGTTGAATTGCCGGAGACAGATATAGAAGTGGCCGCGGGAGATCCCCTGGGCGTCATTGAGTCCGTCAAGGCTGTGTCCGACATTTTCAGTCCCGTGTCCGGTACCGTGGTGGAAGTCAATGCCCAGCTGGAGGATACTCCAGAAGCGGTCAACGAGGATTGTTACGGGGCGGGGTGGATTGCCAAGGTGAGCATGTCTAATCCCCAAGAGGTTGAGAAACTCCTATCGCCCGCAGAGTATGAAGAGCTGACTAACGAGTAA
- a CDS encoding aminomethyl-transferring glycine dehydrogenase subunit GcvPA has product MSFIPITQSDQEEMLAAIGVSSIDELFADIPREMRLERELSLPQALSEAELVRHCRQLAGRNQSTEQLVSFLGAGLYDHHIPAAVAHLVGRSDFYTAYTPYQAEVSQGTLQSIYEYQSAVCFLTGMDVANASVYDAGTAIVEAVGIARATTRRDRVVFLDTVHPDHLAVAKTYAAAQGWEITIAPSREGRTDLGKLTALVDKETAAVVVQQPNFVGQVEDLLPIAEAAQSVGALFILCANPIMLGLLTSPGKVGVDIVVGEGQPLGGRLHYGGPTLGFFAAKAKYLRRLPGRIVGKTTDLEGRVGYVLTLQAREQHIRRERASSNICSNQALNALAATIYLALLGPEGLKDVAYQSVQKAHYLANQLTTKGLGDLVWSGPFANEFVFRPKMDLDTLWAKSLEAGYLPGLNLGKMPFLPESIAPSLEGTLLMAVTEKRTRAELDGLVSLWEGLMAND; this is encoded by the coding sequence ATGAGCTTCATCCCAATTACTCAGTCAGACCAAGAGGAGATGTTAGCTGCCATCGGAGTGAGTTCCATCGATGAACTCTTCGCCGATATTCCCCGGGAAATGCGCCTAGAGCGGGAGCTGTCTTTGCCTCAGGCCCTATCGGAGGCGGAACTTGTTCGGCACTGCCGGCAATTGGCGGGGAGAAACCAAAGCACCGAGCAGTTGGTATCCTTCTTAGGTGCTGGGCTTTACGATCACCACATCCCTGCGGCGGTAGCCCACTTAGTAGGCCGATCCGATTTTTACACTGCCTATACCCCCTACCAGGCGGAAGTTAGCCAAGGTACACTGCAGTCGATCTATGAGTATCAGTCGGCTGTTTGCTTCTTGACGGGAATGGATGTAGCCAATGCCTCGGTTTACGATGCCGGAACCGCTATTGTTGAGGCGGTGGGGATTGCCAGGGCAACAACTCGGCGGGATCGGGTGGTTTTCCTCGATACGGTTCATCCCGATCATCTGGCAGTAGCAAAGACCTATGCTGCTGCCCAGGGGTGGGAAATCACGATAGCTCCCAGCCGGGAGGGAAGAACCGATCTAGGAAAGCTCACAGCCCTGGTAGACAAGGAAACCGCGGCGGTGGTTGTCCAACAGCCCAACTTCGTCGGTCAAGTTGAGGACCTTCTGCCCATCGCCGAGGCCGCGCAGTCAGTGGGCGCATTGTTCATCCTTTGCGCCAACCCAATCATGTTGGGATTATTGACCAGTCCCGGAAAGGTCGGTGTAGACATCGTCGTCGGCGAGGGGCAGCCCCTGGGTGGGCGCCTGCACTATGGTGGGCCGACATTAGGCTTTTTTGCTGCCAAGGCCAAGTACTTACGGCGATTGCCGGGCAGAATCGTCGGCAAGACTACAGATCTGGAGGGACGGGTGGGTTACGTCCTCACCCTGCAGGCTAGAGAACAACATATTCGCAGGGAAAGGGCCAGCTCCAATATCTGCTCCAACCAGGCCCTCAACGCCCTGGCGGCTACCATTTACTTAGCCCTGCTGGGCCCCGAGGGACTGAAGGATGTGGCCTATCAAAGTGTGCAAAAGGCCCATTACTTAGCCAATCAGTTGACCACCAAGGGGTTAGGAGACTTGGTCTGGTCGGGACCCTTTGCCAATGAATTTGTTTTCCGCCCGAAAATGGACCTGGACACCCTGTGGGCCAAGTCCCTGGAGGCAGGATATCTGCCGGGCTTGAACCTGGGGAAGATGCCCTTCCTGCCGGAGTCCATCGCTCCCTCCTTGGAAGGGACGCTGCTGATGGCGGTGACCGAAAAGCGGACTCGAGCTGAGCTCGATGGCTTAGTTTCTTTGTGGGAGGGGTTGATGGCCAATGATTGA
- a CDS encoding aminomethyl-transferring glycine dehydrogenase subunit GcvPB: MIDGSSSTIFDLSQSGKRGYRLPDLDVPEQEITELIPAALLRKEPVPLPQVSEPEVVRHYTLLSRKNHAVDVGFYPLGSCTMKYNPKVNEDIASQGGFADLHPYQPEETVQGMLELIYQLEDMLCEISGLAACTLQPAAGAHGELAGLFLIKAYHRDRGEGEQRTQIIIPDSAHGTNPASAAMCGYEVVEIPSDNRGGMDLEALRRAVGPQTAGLMLTNPNTLGLFDENTREIAELVHQAGGLLYYDGANANAILGISRAGDMGFDIVHFNLHKTFSTPHGGGGPGAGPICVREDLVPYLPVPRVVKGEQGYALDYQRPKSIGKIKNFYGNIGVAIRAYAYILSQGAEGLRRVSEVAVLNANYLLAKLKEDFALPYDRFCKHEFVLSGSRQAAHGVRTLDLVKRLLDYGIHAPTVYFPLIVDEAMMIEPTETESKETLDHFIAVMKQIAREAQEDPNLLLEAPHSTLVRRLDETKAARQPDVRYQWQPQSQG; the protein is encoded by the coding sequence ATGATTGATGGAAGCTCTTCCACGATTTTTGATCTCAGTCAATCAGGAAAAAGGGGTTACCGGCTCCCGGACCTAGACGTTCCCGAACAGGAGATCACGGAGTTGATTCCCGCTGCCCTGCTGCGGAAGGAACCGGTGCCTTTGCCCCAGGTTTCTGAGCCCGAGGTGGTGCGTCATTATACCCTTCTGTCTCGGAAAAACCACGCGGTGGACGTGGGCTTTTACCCCTTAGGTTCCTGCACGATGAAGTACAACCCTAAGGTGAACGAGGACATCGCCTCCCAGGGGGGCTTTGCCGATCTTCATCCTTACCAGCCCGAGGAGACGGTGCAGGGCATGTTGGAATTGATTTACCAGCTGGAAGACATGCTCTGTGAGATCTCGGGGTTAGCGGCCTGTACTTTGCAGCCGGCTGCCGGTGCCCACGGGGAATTGGCGGGACTGTTTTTGATTAAGGCCTACCATCGGGATCGGGGAGAGGGGGAGCAAAGAACCCAGATCATTATTCCCGACAGCGCTCATGGCACCAATCCCGCCAGTGCCGCCATGTGCGGCTATGAGGTTGTCGAGATTCCCTCCGATAATCGAGGAGGAATGGACCTGGAGGCCCTACGCCGGGCAGTGGGACCCCAGACCGCTGGGCTGATGCTAACCAACCCCAACACCTTGGGGCTCTTTGACGAGAATACCCGGGAAATTGCCGAGCTGGTCCATCAGGCCGGCGGCCTACTTTACTATGATGGGGCCAATGCCAACGCCATCTTGGGGATCAGCCGCGCCGGAGACATGGGTTTTGATATCGTGCACTTCAACCTTCACAAGACCTTCTCAACGCCCCACGGCGGGGGAGGTCCAGGAGCGGGCCCCATTTGTGTCCGGGAGGATTTAGTTCCCTACCTACCGGTCCCTAGGGTGGTCAAAGGGGAGCAGGGATATGCCCTGGACTATCAACGGCCCAAGTCCATTGGCAAGATTAAGAATTTCTATGGGAATATTGGAGTGGCGATTCGAGCCTATGCCTATATTCTCAGCCAGGGAGCTGAAGGATTACGGCGAGTCAGCGAAGTAGCGGTGCTCAACGCCAACTACCTGCTGGCCAAACTCAAGGAGGACTTTGCTCTTCCCTATGACCGGTTCTGCAAACATGAGTTCGTACTGAGCGGCAGTCGGCAAGCTGCCCATGGGGTGCGGACCTTGGATCTGGTCAAAAGACTATTGGATTACGGGATCCACGCTCCCACCGTCTATTTCCCGCTGATTGTCGATGAAGCGATGATGATCGAACCCACGGAGACGGAGAGTAAGGAGACCTTGGATCACTTCATCGCAGTGATGAAGCAGATTGCCCGGGAGGCCCAGGAGGATCCCAATCTCCTCTTGGAGGCGCCCCACAGTACCCTTGTCCGGCGGTTAGACGAAACCAAGGCCGCCCGCCAACCCGATGTGCGGTACCAGTGGCAGCCCCAATCTCAAGGGTGA
- a CDS encoding foldase, producing MKNQRQLVTLALLAVFTLAFAAVGIAAQQESESIVAVNGTPITTDVFYSTLERAAGDQVIQQLIIETLLLQEAEAQGVMPTDDEVEMQLLLMKSQFGNNDQIFAQYLRQYGIDEARLREEIVLTYVLNRLAVLGVTVTEEETREFFEANKDELVRVRARHILVDTEEEAREILAQLQAGEDFAALAQEYSQDGSAASGGDLGFFGKGQMVQPFEDAAFALAEGEISDVVQSQFGYHLIKLEERQEPEFSDVEESLRQQLIKGKAKTQEEVINGLIAKADIEVFWDRYSHLEQHP from the coding sequence TTGAAGAACCAAAGACAGCTAGTCACGTTGGCACTACTGGCGGTGTTTACTTTGGCCTTTGCCGCGGTGGGCATCGCTGCGCAGCAGGAGTCGGAGTCCATTGTCGCCGTCAACGGAACCCCGATTACCACCGATGTCTTTTACTCTACGTTGGAGCGAGCCGCGGGGGATCAGGTGATCCAGCAACTGATTATCGAAACCCTCTTGCTCCAGGAAGCCGAGGCCCAGGGTGTTATGCCCACCGATGATGAAGTTGAGATGCAGCTGCTGTTAATGAAGAGTCAATTTGGCAATAATGATCAGATTTTTGCTCAGTACTTACGTCAATACGGTATCGATGAAGCTCGGCTGAGAGAGGAAATTGTCCTCACCTACGTCCTCAATCGCCTCGCGGTCCTGGGAGTTACCGTCACCGAGGAGGAGACCAGGGAATTTTTCGAGGCCAACAAAGATGAATTGGTCCGAGTGCGAGCTCGCCACATCCTGGTAGATACCGAAGAAGAGGCCCGGGAGATTTTGGCTCAACTCCAAGCCGGCGAGGACTTTGCCGCTTTGGCCCAGGAGTATTCCCAAGATGGTAGTGCCGCCAGCGGTGGTGACTTAGGCTTCTTTGGTAAGGGACAGATGGTGCAGCCCTTCGAGGACGCGGCCTTTGCCTTGGCTGAAGGGGAGATCAGTGACGTAGTTCAGTCCCAGTTTGGCTACCACCTGATTAAGCTGGAGGAGCGTCAGGAACCGGAGTTTTCCGACGTGGAAGAAAGCCTCCGCCAACAGCTAATTAAGGGCAAGGCCAAAACCCAAGAGGAGGTTATTAACGGCTTGATCGCCAAGGCCGATATCGAGGTCTTCTGGGATCGCTACTCCCACCTAGAGCAGCATCCCTAA
- a CDS encoding DUF951 domain-containing protein, which produces MEDKYHIGDQVRLRKPHPCGGYDWEIMRVGMDFRLRCLNCGRVMLIPRRKFERALKEIISTNSSGAEERGESNV; this is translated from the coding sequence ATGGAAGATAAGTATCACATTGGAGATCAAGTGCGCCTGCGCAAGCCCCATCCCTGTGGCGGCTATGATTGGGAGATCATGCGGGTGGGGATGGATTTTCGGCTGCGCTGTCTGAATTGCGGGCGGGTGATGCTGATCCCCCGGCGTAAGTTCGAAAGGGCTCTCAAGGAAATAATCAGCACCAATTCTTCCGGAGCGGAGGAGCGGGGGGAAAGCAATGTTTAG
- the ychF gene encoding redox-regulated ATPase YchF — MFSLGIVGMPNVGKSTLFNALTRSHSPAENFPFCTIEPNIGVVAIPDPRLEAIAEVIQPEKLTPAVVQFVDIAGLVRGASTGEGLGNQFLAHIREVDAIVQVVRCFSDSNITHVEGSVDPVRDAKTVELELLLADMATVANRKEKTARMLKTGEERYRREMAWLEELEALLDSGKPARMLRTTSQEHAQWLSQLFLLTAKPVLYAANVDEDWLIADETEPLAPLEELRAYAREQGSEVVTVSARIEAELMEMDPEEAAAFQSELGISELSLGKLVTASYQLLDLLSFYTVKGPETRAWSIKRGTKAPQAAGKIHTDMEKGFIRAEVVSYKDLLQQGSFAAARDQGLVRSEGKDYEIADGDVVLFRFNVS; from the coding sequence ATGTTTAGTTTAGGAATCGTGGGGATGCCCAATGTCGGAAAATCCACTTTGTTTAACGCCCTGACTCGCAGTCATTCACCGGCGGAAAACTTCCCCTTTTGTACCATTGAACCCAACATCGGGGTGGTGGCCATCCCCGATCCGAGGTTAGAGGCCATTGCAGAGGTGATTCAGCCGGAAAAACTCACCCCGGCAGTGGTCCAGTTTGTGGATATCGCCGGGTTGGTGCGAGGCGCCAGTACCGGGGAGGGCCTGGGAAACCAATTTCTTGCCCATATCCGGGAAGTGGATGCCATTGTGCAAGTGGTGCGCTGCTTTAGTGACAGCAATATTACCCATGTTGAAGGCAGCGTCGACCCTGTTCGGGATGCCAAGACCGTGGAGCTAGAGCTGCTTTTGGCGGATATGGCCACGGTGGCCAATCGGAAGGAGAAAACCGCCAGGATGCTCAAGACGGGAGAGGAACGGTACCGGAGGGAGATGGCCTGGTTAGAGGAGCTGGAGGCTCTATTGGACTCCGGCAAGCCAGCCAGGATGCTGCGGACCACCTCCCAGGAACATGCCCAGTGGCTGTCCCAGTTGTTCCTCCTCACTGCCAAACCGGTGTTGTATGCAGCCAATGTCGATGAAGACTGGCTCATTGCCGATGAGACGGAGCCCTTGGCACCCTTGGAGGAACTGCGAGCCTACGCCCGGGAGCAAGGAAGCGAAGTGGTCACCGTCAGTGCTCGCATTGAGGCGGAACTGATGGAGATGGATCCCGAAGAAGCTGCGGCCTTTCAGTCAGAATTGGGGATCTCTGAGCTAAGTTTGGGTAAACTAGTTACCGCCAGTTATCAATTGCTGGATTTATTGAGCTTTTACACCGTTAAGGGACCGGAAACCCGGGCCTGGTCCATCAAGCGGGGCACCAAGGCGCCGCAGGCCGCGGGGAAGATTCATACTGATATGGAAAAGGGCTTTATTCGGGCAGAAGTGGTATCCTACAAGGATTTGCTCCAACAGGGCTCCTTTGCCGCTGCCCGGGACCAAGGTTTGGTCCGATCTGAAGGTAAGGACTACGAGATCGCCGACGGTGATGTGGTGCTGTTTCGCTTCAATGTTAGCTAG
- a CDS encoding 30S ribosomal protein S6, which yields MRPYEIMLIMQPNLEEEAVETILTRFTDIITNGGGEIRETDTWGNRRLAYEIKGFTEGFYVVIKFTADSPTAMELERIIKITDEVIRYLIVREVA from the coding sequence GTGCGCCCATACGAGATCATGCTGATTATGCAACCCAATTTAGAAGAGGAAGCCGTTGAGACCATTCTCACCCGTTTCACCGACATCATCACCAACGGTGGGGGAGAGATTCGGGAAACCGATACCTGGGGTAACCGGCGGCTGGCCTATGAAATCAAGGGGTTCACCGAAGGCTTCTATGTTGTGATCAAGTTTACCGCTGACAGTCCAACGGCGATGGAGCTCGAGCGGATTATCAAGATCACCGACGAAGTCATTCGTTACCTGATCGTCCGAGAAGTAGCATAA
- a CDS encoding single-stranded DNA-binding protein: MLNKAILIGRLTADPELRYTQSGTAVANFRLAVDRPFTNQAGEREADFIPIVVWDKQAETCANYLSKGRLVAVEGRIQVRSYEAQDGTRRWVTEVVANDVRFLDRGAGDSQNQGSAGLEDDLGIIDRVPF; encoded by the coding sequence ATGCTAAACAAGGCGATATTGATAGGTCGGTTAACGGCCGATCCTGAGTTGCGATATACCCAGTCCGGGACCGCAGTAGCCAATTTTCGGCTCGCGGTGGATAGACCTTTCACCAATCAAGCCGGCGAACGTGAAGCAGATTTCATCCCCATTGTCGTCTGGGATAAACAGGCAGAGACCTGCGCCAATTACTTAAGCAAAGGTCGTTTAGTTGCAGTAGAGGGTCGAATTCAGGTGCGTTCCTATGAAGCTCAAGACGGGACCCGGCGCTGGGTGACGGAAGTGGTCGCCAATGACGTTCGGTTCTTGGATAGGGGCGCCGGCGATTCCCAGAATCAAGGCTCTGCCGGACTAGAGGACGACTTGGGTATTATCGATCGAGTACCCTTTTAA
- a CDS encoding 30S ribosomal protein S18, protein MARDRRRGRRGKRKICAFCVDRVGTIDYKDVGRLRRYMTERGKILPRRISGNCARHQRQLTTAIKRARQVALLPFTIE, encoded by the coding sequence GTGGCCAGAGATCGCAGACGGGGCCGCAGAGGAAAGAGGAAGATTTGCGCGTTCTGTGTTGATAGAGTTGGAACCATCGATTACAAGGATGTGGGACGTCTCCGCCGGTATATGACGGAGCGGGGTAAGATTCTCCCACGGCGAATTTCCGGTAATTGTGCTCGGCATCAGCGCCAGCTAACCACTGCTATCAAACGGGCGCGGCAAGTTGCCCTTTTGCCCTTTACGATAGAGTAA
- a CDS encoding YybS family protein has translation MDTRSLTEGAMLAAITVVLALLGVYFFSYLLFIVPVPIAILVYRHGLRAGILVSVTAAMISGFFGTMVTTFIFLLVIGLVGIAIGGALRENQSAPMVMVIGSGVAVIALVLLTGVAMLFFGADLVERSFEMMEESFEYAYSLYESMGVDTSQILGGVSVAELIAMMKTILPSAVVLTGIGITFVNYWLTRTLLRRFTSKEVPWFQPFGNWKFASYLVWGFILAKALLLILQTQNNPLLLQVAMNLEIIFNYVYLLQGMAIAWWFLNNWQVATFIRVLLLFLAITSPVATMLIFLGVLDTWFDWRKLERQDNQ, from the coding sequence ATGGACACGAGATCCCTAACGGAAGGGGCTATGCTCGCGGCCATTACCGTTGTCTTGGCTCTGCTGGGTGTATACTTTTTCAGCTATCTGCTGTTCATCGTTCCCGTTCCCATTGCCATTTTGGTGTACCGGCACGGGTTGCGAGCCGGAATTCTAGTTTCTGTTACTGCCGCGATGATCTCCGGGTTCTTTGGCACCATGGTGACCACCTTTATCTTCCTCTTGGTGATTGGGCTGGTGGGGATAGCCATTGGTGGGGCATTGCGGGAGAATCAATCGGCCCCGATGGTGATGGTAATTGGATCCGGTGTTGCGGTAATCGCTTTAGTGCTGCTAACGGGCGTAGCGATGTTGTTCTTTGGCGCCGACCTGGTGGAGCGCAGCTTTGAGATGATGGAGGAAAGTTTTGAGTATGCCTACTCTCTGTATGAGAGTATGGGCGTAGATACCAGTCAAATTCTCGGTGGGGTATCGGTAGCTGAGTTAATTGCGATGATGAAAACCATCCTGCCCTCGGCGGTGGTGCTGACGGGGATTGGCATTACCTTTGTCAACTACTGGCTCACCAGAACCCTACTGCGACGCTTTACCTCCAAGGAAGTACCTTGGTTTCAACCCTTTGGGAACTGGAAATTCGCCAGCTATTTGGTGTGGGGATTTATCCTGGCCAAGGCTTTACTGTTGATTCTTCAGACCCAGAACAATCCCTTGTTGCTGCAAGTGGCGATGAACCTAGAGATAATCTTCAACTACGTGTACTTGCTGCAAGGGATGGCCATTGCCTGGTGGTTCCTTAACAATTGGCAGGTTGCCACCTTTATTCGGGTCTTATTATTGTTTTTAGCAATCACTTCTCCCGTTGCCACGATGCTCATTTTCCTCGGTGTCTTGGATACATGGTTTGACTGGCGTAAGTTGGAGAGGCAAGACAATCAGTGA
- a CDS encoding 50S ribosomal protein L9 yields MEVILQQDVKGLGKKGEVVKVAEGYARNFLFPRKLAIEATKSALRQVQEERRVQSQKAKREEIEAQELAKELESKPLVLKAKTGDGGKLFGSITSTDIVDGLKQRGVKVDKRRVQLAEPIKSLGSYRVPIRLLPGIVAELTVQVEAES; encoded by the coding sequence ATGGAAGTCATCCTGCAGCAAGATGTCAAGGGCTTAGGAAAAAAGGGCGAGGTCGTGAAGGTGGCCGAAGGATATGCCCGTAATTTCCTTTTCCCCCGCAAATTGGCCATCGAGGCTACTAAGTCAGCTCTGCGGCAGGTGCAGGAGGAACGCAGGGTCCAAAGTCAAAAGGCCAAGCGGGAAGAGATAGAGGCCCAAGAGCTGGCCAAGGAGCTTGAGTCCAAACCCTTGGTGCTCAAGGCTAAAACCGGCGACGGCGGCAAACTTTTCGGGTCAATCACCTCTACCGATATTGTCGACGGCTTAAAGCAAAGGGGTGTCAAAGTCGACAAGCGCCGGGTGCAGCTGGCGGAACCCATCAAGAGTCTCGGCAGTTATCGGGTTCCCATTCGCTTGCTTCCCGGTATAGTGGCGGAATTGACGGTCCAGGTAGAGGCTGAGTCATAA